The proteins below come from a single Aegilops tauschii subsp. strangulata cultivar AL8/78 chromosome 6, Aet v6.0, whole genome shotgun sequence genomic window:
- the LOC141025778 gene encoding uncharacterized protein, producing the protein MRLMAPIKRDIDNFAHILDGFGKVTGLCTNFLKSSVVPIRCGNINLDPILASLPATRTSFPMRYLGLPLSVRQLRRVDFQFLEDKVAARLVPWDGQNITAIGRGTFVKSVLTSQGIFPSFLWVGTSKITGAKCKVKWNSVCRPTDLGGLGILDIDMFARALRLRWLWFEWADPSKMWVGMGTPCDELDHDLFYASTRLTIGNGACAPFWDSPLVNGEKPSSIAPLIFEASTRKN; encoded by the exons ATGCGGCTCATGGCCCCTATTAAGAGAGATATTGATAACTTTGCGCACATCCTCGATGGCTTCGGAAAAGTGACGGGCCTTTGCACAAATTTCCTGAAGAGCTCGGTGGTCCCAATTAGATGTGGGAATATCAACCTGGATCCGATCCTTGCCTCTTTGCCGGCAACCCGCACTTCCTTCCCTATGAGGTACTTGGGTCTCCCGTTATCAGTACGGCAGCTCAGACGTGTTGATTTCCAGTTTCTTGAGGACAAGGTGGCGGCGAGGCTTGTGCCTTGGGATGGGCAAAATATTACCGCCATCGGCCGCGGCACCTTCGTCAAGTCCGTGCTTACATCTCAG ggcatatttccttcatttctTTGGGTGGGCACTAGCAAGATTACTGGGGCCAAGTGCAAGGTCAAGTGGAACTCAGTTTGTCGGCCGACGGATCTTGGAGGGCTTGGCATCCTGGACATCGATATGTTTGCCCGAGCCCTTCGGCTTAGATGGCTTTGGTTCGAGTGGGCGGACCCGTCCAAGATGTGGGTGGGGATGGGCACTCCTTGTGATGAGCTGGACCATGACCTCTTCTATGCCTCCACTCGTCTCACCATTGGCAACGGGGCATGTGCGCCGTTCTGGGATTCCCCTTTGGTTAACGGTGAAAAGCCGTCCAGCATTGCTCCGCTCATCTTCGAGGCTTCCACTCGAAAGAACTGA